A portion of the Lolium rigidum isolate FL_2022 chromosome 1, APGP_CSIRO_Lrig_0.1, whole genome shotgun sequence genome contains these proteins:
- the LOC124703755 gene encoding purple acid phosphatase 2-like, with translation MVKVAHLGTQNMARMLAVLLLLAAHAAAYASAGVTSPYRRSLQMLPDMPLDADVFRPPAGYNAPEQVHITQGDLTGRAMTVSWLTPKHAGSNVVRYGLAADNLNLTAEGTVRRYTWGGTYQSPYIHHATLTDLEHSTVYHYAVGHDYTVRSFSFKTPPKPGPDVPFKFGLIGDLGQTFHSNDTVTHYEANGGDAVLFIGDLSYADDHPGHDNNRWDSWARFVERSVAYQPWIWTAGNHEIDYAPEIGETVPFKPFTNRYPTPFRASNSTEPLWYSVKMASAHIIMLSSYSSYGKYTPQWTWLQDELKRVDRTTTPWLIVCVHSPWYNTNDYHYMEGETMRVQFERWLVDAKVDLVLAGHVHSYERSHRVSNVVYDIDNGKAAPQFNASAPVYVNIGDGGNTEGLANSFRSPQPEYSAFREASYGHATLEIKNRTHAYYEWHRNQDGVKVVADKAWFTNRYYLPTDTN, from the exons CTAGGTACCCAAAACATGGCGCGCATGCTcgccgtgctcctcctcctcgcggcgcACGCCGCCGCCTACGCGTCGGCGGGCGTGACGAGCCCGTACCGGCGTAGCCTGCAGATGCTTCCGGACATGCCGCTCGACGCCGACGTCTTCCGGCCGCCGGCAGGCTACAACGCGCCGGAGCAGGTGCACATCACGCAGGGCGACCTGACGGGCCGCGCCATGACGGTGTCCTGGCTCACGCCCAAGCACGCCGGCAGCAACGTCGTCCGCTACGGCCTCGCCGCAGACAACCTCAACCTCACCGCCGAGGGCACCGTCCGGCGCTACACCTGGGGCGGGACGTACCAGTCGCCGTACATCCACCACGCCACCCTCACCGACCTCGAGCACTCCACCGTGTACCACTACGCCGTCGGCCACGACTACACCGTCCGCTCCTTCTCCTTCAAGACGCCGCCGAAACCCGGGCCCGACGTGCCCTTCAAGTTCGGTCTCATCG GTGACCTGGGGCAGACGTTCCACTCCAACGACACGGTGACACACTACGAGGCCAACGGCGGCGACGCCGTGCTCTTCATCGGCGACCTCTCGTACGCCGACGACCACCCAGGCCACGACAACAACCGGTGGGACTCGTGGGCGCGCTTCGTGGAGCGCAGCGTGGCGTACCAGCCGTGGATCTGGACCGCCGGCAACCACGAGATCGACTACGCGCCGGAGATCGGGGAGACGGTCCCCTTCAAGCCCTTCACGAACCGGTACCCGACGCCGTTCCGGGCGTCCAACAGCACCGAGCCCCTCTGGTACTCGGTGAAGATGGCCTCGGCGCACATCATCATGCTCTCCTCCTACTCCTCCTACGGCAAGTACACGCCGCAGTGGACATGGCTGCAGGACGAGCTGAAGCGCGTCGACCGCACCACCACGCCGTGGCTCATCGTGTGCGTGCACTCACCGTGGTACAACACCAACGACTACCACTACATGGAGGGGGAGACGATGCGGGTGCAGTTCGAGCGGTGGCTCGTCGACGCCAAGGTCGACCTCGTCCTCGCCGGCCACGTCCACTCGTACGAGCGTAGCCACCGGGTGTCTAACGTCGTCTACGACATCGACAACGGGAAGGCGGCGCCGCAGTTCAACGCGTCGGCGCCGGTTTACGTGAACATCGGCGATGGCGGGAACACCGAGGGGCTGGCCAACAGCTTCCGGTCGCCGCAGCCGGAGTACTCGGCGTTCAGGGAGGCGAGCTACGGGCATGCGACGCTGGAGATCAAGAACAGGACGCACGCCTACTACGAGTGGCACCGGAACCAGGATGGCGTCAAGGTCGTCGCTGACAAGGCCTGGTTCACCAACAGATACTACCTGCCAACAGACACAAACTAG